A window of Argopecten irradians isolate NY chromosome 1, Ai_NY, whole genome shotgun sequence contains these coding sequences:
- the LOC138318684 gene encoding sialin-like: protein MWNMKENQNLLPVESKEDYITVKDKITSCRWLVGVVVCLQMSCTMMLRMNMTMVAVCMKPPNMTVTVVQNGTNVTMRDDYLDNYVSWDSTMEGLLIAGYYIGLALVSLPFGAISGKVNVKVMMMGLTALMVLTSVVTPTLTFVSPYVVLATRIIVGITAGGLEPGATQLLSDWAPLPERAQMMVLVETANSIGAIFNFLLSGLICSIPVLGGWPFIYYIFGGVNLLSLVIWGFCVYNKPSVHPRITAKELNLIQNHRDKRSTSRVSHIPWMQMWTSSAFWGCVLGFITSGIIFMIMAICLPLYIEQVLKFDPTINGAVSALVFVGRMAGAIVFGYVADFVFSKTRLSIGQLRKLFQVTGLLGSVPVVIWLGYLREDKQILAVALMALYWFIVSAMNSGFRVNPADIAPRFAGLINGISITLTAVLSAIAPLIVAAITPNGSAEEWQVVFYGVVGVSVIGSIMFVLLASGDEQEWAKDPALTSDVVVMVSNKTDVSKYRQGKSDSESTPLINGNSRLHT, encoded by the exons ATGTGGAATATGAAAG AAAACCAGAATCTGTTACCGGTTGAGAGTAAGGAGGACTACATCACAGTGAAGGATAAGATTACGTCATGTCGCTGGCTCGTAGGAGTGGTGGTTTGTTTACAGATGTCCTGCACAATGATGTTGCGTATGAATATGACCATGGTCGCGGTGTGTATGAAACCGCCCAACATGACGGTCACCGTCGTCCAGAATGGCACAAATGTCACAATGAGGGACGATTACctg GATAATTATGTGTCTTGGGACAGTACTATGGAGGGCCTTCTGATAGCCGGCTACTATATAGGTCTAGCTCTCGTCTCCCTGCCTTTTGGGGCTATATCAGGAAAGGTCAATGTTAAGGTCATGATGATGGGTTTGACAGCACTTATGGTATTGACGTCCGTCGTAACcccgaccttgacctttgtgaGCCCGTATGTAGTCCTAGCTACTCGGATCATAGTTGGTATCACGGCG GGTGGGTTGGAACCGGGAGCAACACAACTACTATCGGACTGGGCCCCACTGCCAGAACGAGCACAGATGATGGTACTCGTAGAAACAG CCAACAGTATCGGGgctattttcaattttctgctATCCGGGTTGATCTGTTCGATACCAGTGTTGGGAGGATGGCCGTTCATTTACTACATATTCG GAGGAGTAAATTTACTTTCACTGGTGATATGGGGGTTTTGTGTATACAATAAACCTTCTGTACATCCGAGAATAACAGCCAAGGAACTCAACTTGATACAAAACCACAGAGACAAGCGGAGTACCAGTAGG GTATCCCATATACCCTGGATGCAGATGTGGACATCGTCTGCGTTTTGGGGATGTGTTCTTGGCTTTATAACATCAGGCATAATCTTCATGATCATGGCCATTTGTCTACCGCTCTACATTGAACAGGTGTTGAAATTTGATCCAACAATA AATGGTGCGGTGTCCGCCTTAGTATTCGTCGGTCGAATGGCCGGAGCCATTGTATTTGGATACGTTGCTGATTTCGTCTTTTCGAAAACTCGTCTCTCTATAGGCCAACTTCGAAAACTATTCCAAGTGACAG GTCTCCTCGGATCAGTTCCCGTTGTTATCTGGCTTGGGTACCTGAGGGAGGACAAACAGATCCTAGCTGTTGCGCTGATGGCCCTTTATTGGTTCATCGTTTCCGCCATGAACTCTGGTTTTCGCGTTAATCCAGCTGATATTGCTCCAAG ATTTGCTGGATTAATCAATGGAATCAGCATTACCCTGACAGCGGTTCTCTCTGCCATCGCGCCGTTGATTGTCGCTGCAATTACACCGAAC GGATCCGCGGAGGAGTGGCAGGTGGTGTTCTATGGTGTTGTAGGGGTATCAGTGATAGGGTCTATAATGTTTGTCCTGTTGGCCAGTGGTGACGAACAGGAATGGGCGAAGGATCCTGCTCTCACCTCAGACGTTGTTGTTATGGTGTCCAATAAGACTGACGTCTCTAAATATCGCCAGGGCAAGTCGGACTCGGAGTCTACACCGTTAATAAATGGAAACAGTCGACTTCATACATAA